The region aggtatacactaggcatgcatatatatatatatatatatatatatatatatatatatatatatatatatatatatatatatatatatatatatatatatatatatatatatatatatatatatatatatatatatatacacatacataTCACTAGGGGTTTCCCATGAAACTCCCTCACCAATACATTTCACATGCCTATCCATCACCCAATTCTCATGAAATTCCACCAGCAAGCATATCATGTTTCACATTACATACTTATCACATGAATCCCAATATTCGATCAAATGAAATCATAGCTTATTACACAACAACACTTTCATTCCAGTCCCATTCAAGCATACATACTAAGCATGGCCACATACTAtgagcaaagaaaataattaacacagTATGGAGTCAGATCAACCAACACAACAGCTCCTGTCACAAATTCTCGCCCAAACTGAAGGTCCTCGCCTAGACGTAAGGGttactctcgctcaggcgaccccttctcgcctaggcgagagttcaACAGTGGCCATTGCAGGATTTCAttcgagttctcgctcaagcgacagcgtctcgcctaagcgagactacgTCTCGCTCAAAAAATAACACAGGTCGCCTACGCGGCAATTCGAGATGAAATCCAGGGCGAGACCCTGctactctcgcttgggcgagattagcaggttTCTCACCTGTTGGCACATGCACATCTCGCTCAACCAAACATAAACACGCACAAATCATTTCCATACACTCAACAACAACATTCAAGCCTTACCAGCACAATACAGTCTAGAAATAAGcaaaaaatgctaaaaagaaacgAAACCTTAGCTTCCCCTTACCTTTTTGGATGTGAAAAGAAATAAGCCCACAACTAAGGAGGACTACAGCTTCAGGAACTACAGTAGCGAGCTGCAGCACGAAAACTGGGACAACACATGGCATAAAGTTAAACCCTACGCCAACCCATGTATCCAAACAGTGAGGAATAAGAGGGAAATGCTAGGGGACCCTAAGAGTTACTTACTTGAAAACGAAAGGATTCCAGCTAGCTCAAGGAGAAAGTCCATTATGCCTTAGCAGAGTTCTCAAGTCTCAGCAGAGAGAGATGGAAGAGAAACTGATTTTTCtgaaaaagtgaaaagtgaGAGTGTGAGAGCTAAGCAGGGGTTGGAGTCCTTTCCATGGACTGGCCTTGAGCCTGCGAAAAGGCCAGGCCTAAACTCGTACGAGATGAAAAGAAATGGGACTTACACGGGCCAACTTGGAGCGGGCTAACAGACTGTAATTTCTGTCTCGACCTGCTTCTTTTGAAACGGATTGGCGGACCGACCCGTCAAGCCTTATCCATTTTGCCAAgcctattcttttattttagttttagagaaaaacaaatattttaaaataatatttattttgcacACTAATTAACTTCAAATGAACATCATGTGCGTACTAACATCTTCCACGTATAATCGACTCCTGGACCAGCATAccatttctttttatgtttttaggttttttttttcaatatactaTTATGActccttctatttttattttaattattttgttcacGGTTCTATTTTGATTCCGGTTGCAAAGATCATAAGgataaagtttcaattttttaaattttttatcctttCACCCTCTCTATAATTCTTGTACAGGGACAATGTCAACGGATtagtagaaaatatatattaaaaaagaaaaaagtaaacgTTGTTTTGAGACTACACCAAATTAGTATTGCTTTTTCTTCTAACGACAACAAAGAAGCCATTAAGGCCCAAACATTTAAAGTAAagtttatttatgtattatatgATGTCATGGTGTGAGCTGGCCCCACTATCGCATGCTTATCTTCTAGATGCACTCCAACCTCCAAAGTTGACTCcacatcaaaattacaaatacGCGTATATTTTATCAGCATACCATggataaattaatattttattcaacttacataaatgaaattttttatacattgttaaatttcaattttgtaattaatttagaaCAATTGTGTGTATtagattatctttatttttttcaatgtaaacTAAACCTATAAGGTTTATCAATAACtaggtttttttattaaaaaagtttaattactagttttaatttatttttgtcgaATTATGTTAACTCAAGTTTATTtccaaattaaattaactaagtcaaatagattaatttattacatattggtttaaaatatatcactttAACTCGATTTACTTTTTTGTCGGTAAAAGATTTTGTAGCGTAATTTAACTCTTTAGATATTAGTGAATTCACtcatttaaaagtattttatcttATTCTATCAATATATTCCATGCATTTAGTATAATAGATTGGCATAATTCATCATTACAATAtctaaaagataattataacgatatttaaaaaagataacaataattattattattattattacaaatatcaATTAACGTGTACATAGCGATAATAATAGatgaatttgaaataaaatctGTATACATTATCATTCTATTGTCGACTTTTTGCTATATTCAGCCAAAAAAGCTGACCCAATATGCAAACGCGAGAAGCAGTTGAAGAACCTACCTTTTGACATTGTAAACAAATCTCATTCTCAAGCAAACTCTCCCAAAGTCACGAAGTGGTTGTTgagagtttttttctttttttcttttttcaaacaaaaacaaagggAACAACTCAACACGTTCTGGTTTTTCTCAGAGACACCCTTTTACTATTTCTCGtctccttaaaaaaaaaacacatacccAACATTCTCGTACCCTTGATCCTTTCTGGGGTGTCAACGATTTTCCCTCTCTCATTTTCCATTGCCGAAAAATCATACCttgaaattaaaactttttttttttttgtgggggCGTGTCGTGAGAGATGTGCCCTTTAAGGTTTATCTTGGTGTTCTTCTCCGCCGTTCTGGCCGGTTACTTTGCCTGGAGAACGGTTCGTTCTGACCCGAAGATCGAGGTGTTTTCTGAGGATTCTGTTGAAGAAGATAGATCATCCAAGAAGGAAGATTTTGATTTCAGAAAGGTACCCTTCAAAACATGTTTGTTTCTACGATGATTCTTGTTTGAAAATAGGACAACCCAATTCACCTTTTGAATTTTTATGGTCGGTAGATTAGTTTCCTAGGATGAACGTGTTAAGGTTGCTGTATAACTTTTCAACACAGCTTAATGggttttttttaagagattaaaaatTCGAAATTCGTGTTTGAGTGCTGGTAgtaagtttatttttgttttaatgcaAAATTTCTTCGGTTTATGAGTTTTAAGGATTTAACAGAGTTTGActttaaaaaaggaaaagataaaAGGACAGGCTTCCAAATTCAGGTTTCTGAGAAATTTAGGGACATGTAAATTAGTTCGTTtgtttcaaattcaaaatttctacCATTGATATCaaatttgtgtaattttttattttaatggatTTCTGGAATTTGGGTTCGAGTTTGCTGGAGAAAGTTTGCATTTTTcttgtatattatatttttgcactatttttaattgataCAAGATTCTGGTTTGAGGTTTATAATTGGAACAAATTTAGAGATTTTTTTATGAGGAGGTGGAATAAACTCCCGAAAATTTGAAATTCCTTTTGTTGtggataagtttttttttttttttaacataatttctaTAGTTcatatttatgatatttgagTTTAATCTTGGTTTATTATTGACCAAAAAGTTGATTAATTTTTCAGATGATTGAGAATGGATTTTGGGTTTTCATTGACATGGCTAGTGGAAGGTATCTATGGAGGAATTTGAAGCAAACCAACAAAGATGCTGAATTGAAGAGCTCTTAAAAGGGACCATCTTCTTTAACCATTACTCTTTGTTTATGATTTGTCTTATGCAAAACCTAATACAAATTCTTGTATTCTCACTTTTCTTTGTGGGTTCAAGAATGTTTGGTGCATAATTGGGGATAGAAAAAACATTGTGGAAATCTCATTATTCTGCGTATTctctttgtttatatttttctttttcttccatttccatGTAAAAACCTCTAAATGGCATAACTTGTGGCAAGTTTAGGCATGGATTTagttgaagaaattgaaaaccCCTAAATATTGTTTGTTAAGTTGATTAGAATTTGTTTCTTGTGAGATTCAACAGTTTGTGGTAATGTCAATGTGATTAGCTCAAAAATAATGCAAGATTTTTCACTAAATAGTTAGCTCCTAACTAAACCTTGTAATGATAGAACatttatttaacaatatattaaaatattagattaataattaattagttaaactATCTTTTTAGTTACTAAGAAATTGAggtattttacttttaatctttaataaattttttcttaaattttggtTATTGAGATATTTATAGATTTCACATATAATCTCTAAAACACatactatttatatataactttaatcagttttaaatttatctatttttttggttttaattagttaataaattatttattattattatgagataattttaataaatgtcataatataaaccaatataatatctaattttaattatattataattggtAACTAACTTTATcaatattatcaatttttttcttatctttttggAATTATCTTTTTGGAATTATctttttggaattatttttaaatttaaagagtAGTGATAGATAATATAATTGTATTTGAAGGTGAATCTAAACTGATCtaagtaaaagataaaatattattattttttattttatgttatatcctacctaaattcttatatttaattatattatgagataattttattcaatggcattttgaatatataaattaaccAATCATGTGGTAAGTTAGACTAGAAAAACGTTTTATCATAATTGACGACCACAAGGAGTTTTCACATCTGCTCAtaccaataaattgatgatcatcgcaagaaaagaaaaccacACAAAGAACATACAAATAAGCAGAGATGGTAAGCTAGaatagaaaaacattttatcACAATTGCATATATTTTCATAGTCAAagatacatacatcaaccaatcatgtgatGACTCACAAACAATACACTAAAACTTAAGACACGACTTATCCTCaccagatgcttgcacttgtggtggcctctactgctctgtagagccaattgccaatgggtttcaccctaccactcacaaggttagccttcaaatatgtaaggcctcctactactctcaccacttaagttagtacgctctacgtgagactaattAACTCTTTAGcgtgttaggatgcaatccttacttgaatccttactaaattatataatgaggcaccaccacgaacttcGTGAATTACGTCCTAAGTATGAGGCACCATCATGAGctcccactaataggggtcatggaattatgtcttgaccaatgaggcaccaccacgcaaccatcgtggaattacgtcgtgaccaatgaggcaccaccatgagatctcacctagagattcatggaattacgtcctaaccaataAGGAACCACCATGcaactatcgtggaattacatcATGACCACACCAGAATCATGTTTCTCCAACCAACACAAAGTCATTATACATACCAATTTTATGTTAACATTTATAACCAATCATCTCATTCATGTTACATGCCAggatcatgccaaactcatcaattCCCACCCATAGACCATCCAATACATGCAAAATCACTCATTTCATGCTTTAACAAAGTAATTCAACAAAACATGTGGCAAACATCCAAGAACCGAGGAGAAAACAGAACTTGGACACATTCTCGACcagttctcgctcaagcaagaGGGTTCTCCcctcaggcgagctccttttgcctaggcgagagctcaaaAGGGGGAATAATGGTGTTGTCACGTtctttcgcttaagcgagacctaCACTTAGGCAAGAGCCCTTCGCTTGGGTGAGATTATCAGATCTCCGCCATTGTTCACACATGCCAACACAGAGATTTATCCAGGACAGAGCATAGAACATGTTCATATCAATTTAAACGTCATACAATCACGAAAAACACAAGACAGAGCGGAAAAGCAAGCAAAAATACATTTGAacaagaaaccctaacttcccttatcTAGAAAGAGCTAGCAAAAGACTTCGACACCAAATAGCGAAGCATAGCATCTCTAGGAACAGATTAAGGAGCTGGAAAAATAGCAGAACAGAACAGAAACGAGGTCATTGTGATGAGCCTCAGGGGAAACACGAAAATATGACTAGGGGGACTAGTTTGAGCTAAGAAACAACTTACGTGGAGTCGGAACTGGTTGAGCTAACTTGAGTACGAGCGagctccaaaccctagcagagtttctgaggagagaaaaaaagaggGTAAGCAAGGTACTGTTTTTGCAAAGTGGCAGAAATGAGGGGGGTTAGGCTGCTTTAGGGGCTTTGGACACCCCATGGGCCAGTCCTAAGCCCAACTGATTGGGGCAGTACTTAAACATTAGGGCAAAAatataagtgggccttacaaaatAGATGTGGAAGAAATTATGAAGATGATGTACATTAGTTAAATAAGTCAAAGTTaagatttttttctaaaagttgGAAAACTGTTACATGCAAAAAAATATGTTGAGTTAAATGTAGTTGAACAAGAGCAAATGAGAAATTATGTTCTCCAAAATTGTGATGATGTTTTGTCGTTTACTAAGTAAGGTCACTTTCTTAGACTACACATTTATTTTGTTGTGGTTTTATGTAATTCTATATCATTATGTCTTTTGTTATCAAATTGCACAAACAAGAATTGGAGATAGAAAATTCGCAAAATGTGGAACAAAgacataaaaaaagaatttttttcaatgattcaaaaaatattaagaattaattaaacttgttttggttgtattattatataattcaaccacatttatgttattattgtttttttaaggttaaaataccttctTTTTCccaattttgtcaaattttgtcaaatcaatcctaattttatttttgtgctcaaaaggtcctaattttcgtcaattttgttcaatttggtccttttttgctaacaccgtttaaatcattaacggtcatAAACCATgactgccacatgtcattttgtggttttttatttctttaaaaaaatttaatgaaaatgtccatgtgtcaaccctacagcgtgccacatgtcatagtcaatgttttatatacaatttagtctctatatttgttatttttgttcaattgagtcccaattttgtttaaaattgaaaaattttatccCTATcgaaattgggaccaaatttaatttttatataaaagttataatgatgtgaatttaatatatttaataaaaatgtgaattttaatataaaaattaaatttggtcccaattttgagagggacaaaattgttcaattttaaacaaaattaggactcaattgaacaaaaataacaaatataaagagtaaattgaatataaaacattgactatGACAAGTGGCACGCTACTAgattgacatgtggacatttaaaaaaatttcaaaaaatttaaaaaaaaaacacgaagtgACACTTGgtagtcactgttcatggtcgttaatgatttaaattgtgttagcaaaaaaggaccaaattgaacaaaattgacgaaagtTGGAACCTATTtgagcacaaaaacaaaattaggactaatttgacaaaatttgatgaaaattgggaccaaaaaggtattttaacctttcttTAGCAATGTAGAAAACGACGTGCGGCAGAATGATTAGTGTTTGGACaaagaaaattgcacaaagtatttatatcgaagattttaataaacacaataaaataaagagagtagagaagagaattgggttcttaataaaaattgtgcttttaaaattttccattttaatatcaaagatcaattaaaattctttcctttattttaataaacacaataaaataaagagagtagagaagagaaaattgcacaaagtatttataatggttcggatcaaaagaccctacatccagttgttaatctctcaaaaacgagatcaactcaatcactaaaataaaccaaacttacaatcaatgataagaaagattaggtttagaaaacacctctcttgaatcacacaaaagatgaagacacctcccttgaaatccacaagggatgaaagcaccttccttgaatcacacaaggaatgaacacctcctttcactacaaaaaaattacttttcagTAGAGGTTATTTTGAGGAGGTTGTTCAGACCTCcacaaattaaaatgatttaggatgattttgaaaattgtctAAAATGACAATGATGATAggagttttaattattttttaaagaggtTAATAACCTCCgcaaattaaaatacattttcaacttttttgtattttcttccttctcattttttcttgttccttccttccattttttttcacttgCTTATGGAGTTTCGTTTATGGTGAGTTCTCTCGCGCCTGTTCTTCATCTCTCTAGCTCCTTATTCGACATTCTCtcacatttgttttctttttgaatcgGATGACTTTCTATGATGATAGGGTGTAGCTCACAAAAGCATCGCGTGTTGCTTGTTGACGATTGGAGAAGACGAAGTAGGTATGATCCTTTTTTATTCTAGGTTTTCGAATGGAGTGTGATAGCGGGTTTTCGAATGGTTTTCAATTCTAGGTTTTCGCTTCTACAATTTTCTTGGTCTTGAATTTACTTCGTATTCTGAGTGTTATCTAACGGTAAAAAATCACTGGTTATGAGGGGCGCGTAGTGGTACTAAAGACCGAGGCAGTTGGAGAGGATTTCGATGCAACTGGTGATGTCGAGGTAGTCGTATTGTGATGGGAAGGGTTCCGACAAAAGGCATAAGGGTTGGTAGACTTGCTGCTGCGACAGAGGCAACGAGTGATGCTTCTTGAAGGAAGAAGGGTTGCTTAATTGttagtttttttgaatttttttctttctttggttTTGTCAGCTCCTGTATGTGATTTTTCTAATCGATTTGAGAAAGCATTTGTGAAATGATTATTGTTTTCTCGAACATATTAATGGTTTGAGTAATCGATAATCCTACGAGAATAATGaaagtcaaattttaatttctatggGGCCTTCCAAGGGTTTTTCTTAGGGTATTACTTTGCTTGATCCTTATtcaattgtattatttattcttaCAGTTCAAGATGAAGCATCAATTGAATTATGGTGAAGATGATTGTCCTATTACTGCCCTCGATGAAGCAACCATTGCATAGGAAATCTATTGACACATTAGGCCAGAGAACTTCTTGGTATAGAGGTGTCACAATGTTggtttacttcttttttttcaatgttcttgtattttttttttctaaatgctAATTTGATGAGTGGTGAATTTTCTTTGTGAACCGAAGATGGTTATGATATGGAAGAGAAAGCTGTAAGAGCATATGATCTTGTAGATCTTAAGTATTTACAAAGGAGTACAGAGGAGAGGAGTACAGAGGAGTGACAAGGTGTAATGTTGTTTCTCtgccactttttttttatgtattacaAAGATTAAACATGGTGGTTAAGTAGGCTAAATAGGTTAAATCCACTTTTCATTGTTGCACAACCAGCATGATGGATTTAGAGGGGTGATGCATTGTAGCTTTTGAGATATAATAGCATAAACCATCATGGGATCACTAATGCATTTATCAGTAGCTTCTTCCCTGCACTTTAAAACATGTAAAGTTATGGTTTTCTTATGTTGCCATTGTCATAAGTGAGCAATGACTTTTGAATtacattttttgttcttttgatattttagtaTCACACCTAGTAACATGACTACCACTTCTCTTTGTTATCACCATTTTTTCCAAACTATCTGAACAACTCACTAAAAATCATCTTTTGGAAAAGAAACTTATGAGTAAAATGCATCTTTCATTATTAATTGCTTCATATTAGCTACATATTGTCTTGGTATTGGGAGGTTTGGGTTTGAGCAGAGTTCCTATTCTCTCAGTTGGAGTGTcaatttttgtctttatttttcagCATTTCTACTGTTTCATTAGTGATAGGTGTTCTGTGAAGTTGTAGTGAGCTATCTTAAAACAACGTTTAGTTTCTTTTCTACTTTATTCCTCTGGTAGCTAtcataattgtttgatttatgtGGATAATATCAGGAACCTTGACAAGCGCAAGTGGCTGTTGATTGCGATGGATGTGGCCTTTGGCATGGAGTACTTGCATGGAAAAAATATAGTACACTTTGACCTGAAAAGTGACAACTTGCTCGTGAATCTCCGAGATCCACACCGTCCAATATGCAaggttgaaatattttattcttgtgGTCATATTTGAAATCTTGTTCTGTATTTATTCAAACTAAAGATGCATACACTATGTTGTAAATAAGGAAATGAATAATTTGCGGACCAATTTCCTTGGATCCAAGtttattaatgatttataaTTACCTTCATAGCATAGAGCAATTGAATACATGGCCTGTTTGTTAAGACTGCataaaaagtgatttattttttagagtTTTATGTGAGGAAAAAGTagttttttgcttttttttacGAGGAGTTTAATGGTATGCAACGAcagtgtaaatatattttacataactactcaaaattaacataaattggTTTcctatagataatttttttcttcttcgaaAGCTTAAACAAACCCATAAAATTATTGAAGTGATATTTTAGAAGTAAAGGTGATTCCCTCTTAAAAATGTCGATACAAATGGGCTCATACATTTTGTATCCCAGTAATCGACCCTTCTGACTTTCATTTCAGGTTGGTGACTTGGGTCTGTCCAAAGTAAAATGCCAGACTTTAATATCTGGCGGAGTTAGAGGAACTCTACCTTGGATGGCCCCATAACTGCTGAATGGGAGCAATAGTCTTGTATCAGAGAAGGTTTATTTTGTGCTTTAACTTGTTAGaaacattgatttatttttatgctTCCTTCGTATTTTGTCATGCTATAAACAGTTTCGCTTCTCATATTTATCGTTATAGGTTGATGTGTTTTCGTTTGCTATTCTTGTTCTTACTAACTGTGTAAAGATCCAATTGTTTGTTCTTGTCATGAAAAAGGTGGATTTGACACCTTATGTGGAGAAGCATGAGTTCTGTTTTGATGTTGTTCTTCATGAGAATGTTACCAATGACGAAGTAAGGCAACTccttaacaaatattaaatctttttgcagtttcttattttaatctttatgcATGTCTTATTTTTGTAGCTATGAAGAGTACATAAAGATAAAAAGGTTAGAGATCTTGGAATGCATATCTTTATGTGAAagatttatcttttaattttcccTATTAAATCATTGGAGTACTGTGGGCATGGACCAATTCAACTGAGATAGAACTACAATTATGGAGCAGCAGAGGAAAGCATTGGTAAATGGTAAGTTGAATGTGATGGAGGAAACCTTGATATTGTTCACGCTCGTGTTGATTACTACACACAATACTATTCAAAGCTTGGAGTTGCTCCTGGTGATAACTTCACTTGCTAAGCCATCTTAGTTACTCAATGCATCAAGGATATCTTACTGGGATGGGTTGCTCATAAAGTTGGGTTACATGTTGAAAAATATCCCTTTTGTGAACAAGATTCAAGAGTCTAGCCAGGGAATTCTTTTTTCAACattgtgtatttattttatatttatattgtaattgACAATGAATAAACTTTATcttaaatcatcaataaaattaatgttggttaaatttttatgtattttataaatttatatattttatttatttcttattagaAAAACAGATTCtattaaa is a window of Vigna unguiculata cultivar IT97K-499-35 chromosome 4, ASM411807v1, whole genome shotgun sequence DNA encoding:
- the LOC114181258 gene encoding uncharacterized protein LOC114181258, translated to MCPLRFILVFFSAVLAGYFAWRTVRSDPKIEVFSEDSVEEDRSSKKEDFDFRKMIENGFWVFIDMASGRYLWRNLKQTNKDAELKSS